The DNA window CATGGCCACCACGTCGGCGACCTCGGGCACCGACAACAGCCCGGCCAGCCCCACCACCTCGACGGGGACCCCGCGCGCCCGCAGCGCCTCGGCGATCGGGGCGGCATCGGCGTTGCGGCGCACCAGGACCGCGGCGGTCGGCGGATTGACGCCCTCGGCGCGGGCCCGCCGGTAGTGCGCGGAGAGGTGATCGGCGATCCACTCGCGTTCGGCGCGCACGTCGGGAAGCAACGCGCAGCGCACGGTGCCGGGTGGGGCGTCCGGACGCGGGCGCAGCGCGTGCACGGCGACCGAACGCCGCCGCGCCTCCGCCGATATCGCGTTGGCCACCTGCAGCGCCCGCGGCGGGTTGCGCCAACTGGTCCGCAACTCCAGCACGGGCGCCGGGCTGCCGTCGGACCGGGGGAAGTCGGTGGTGAACCGCGGCAGGTTGGTCGCCGAAGCGCCGCGCCAGCCGTAGATCGACTGGATCGGGTCGCCGACCGCCGTGAGCGCCAGACCGTCGTCGACCCCGCCGCCGAACAGGGCCGACAGGGCGATGCGCTGCGCGTGACCGGTGTCCTGGTACTCGTCGAGCAGCACCACCCGGTAGCGGCTCCGCAATTCCTGCCCGACTTGCGGGCACGTCGCCGCCAGCCGCGCCGCGGCGGCCATCTGACCGCCGAAGTCCAGCACCTTCGCCGCGCGCATCCGCTCGCCCAGGGCGTCCAGCAGCGGCACCAGCTCGGCCCGCTGGGTCTGGGTCGCCAGCAGCCGCAGCAGCCACTGGCTGGGGCCGCGCTCGCGCTGGTAGGGGCCCGCCGGCAGCGTGTGCACCAGCCGTTCGAGCTCCACGTGGGTGTCGCGCAGCTGGCCGGTGTCCACCAGGTGCTCGGCGAGCTGACCCCACAGCCGCAGCACCATCGAGGTGACCGCGGCCGGGGTCTTGTCGGTGTGCAACTCCCCGCGGTATTCGGTGACCACGTCGAAAGCCAGCTGCCACAACTCGGTCTCGCCGAGCAGGCGGGTGTCGGGCTCGACGGGCAACAACAACCCGTAGTCGCGCAGCAGCGAACCGGCGAACGCGTGGTAGGTGCTCACCACCGGCGTGCCGGCCGGGTCGGCGGCCGCGGCGCCGGCGGGGCCGGTCAGACCCGGACCGGCACCGGCCAGCCGGGCCAGCCGGGTCCGGACCCGGCGCAGCAACTGACCGGCGGCCTTGCGGGTGAACGTCAGGCCCAGCACCTGCCCGGGGTCGGCGTACCCGTTGGCGACGAGCCACACCACCCGCGCGGCCATCGTCTCGGTCTTGCCCGCGCCGGCCCCGGCGATGACCACCAGCGGGCCCGGCGGGGCGGCGATGACCGCGGCCTGCTCGTCGGTGGGCGGGAAAAGACCCAGCGCACTGGACAATTCGGTGGGGCTGTAGCGGGGGTTCACGCTGGGGGGTCCTCACGGTGGGCCGGGCAGCAGGGCCGGATCGGGCAGTGGGCGCAGCCGTCGTTGCGGCGGGCGGTGAACTGCGGTCCGGCCGTCGCCGCGGCCGCCCGCCGCAGCACGACGCGCCATTCCTCGCGGGCGGCCGGTGTCAACGGGTCCTGCTCGCGTTCGGTGGCACCCGCGGTCCCGGCCTTGCCGAGGTAGACGAGCCGCGCGCCGCCCGGCTCGTCGCCCGCGGCGATCAGGCCCTCGGCCACCGCGAGCTGATACATCGCCAGCTGGGCGTGTTGTTGGGCGTCGTCCTTGCTGACCGGTGTCTTGCCGGTCTTGACATCGACGACCACCAGCCGCCCGGCCGCGTCGCGCTCCAGCCGGTCGACGCGACCGCGCAGCCGGACCGTTGCACCGCCGTCGCCGTCGAGCGCCCCGTGGACCTCGACCTCGACACCGACCTCGGTCAGCTCCGCGCGGGTGCGCGCCCGCCACTCGACGAAGGCCTCGATCATGGCGCGGTGGCGGGCCAGCTCGTTGGCCGAATGCCACGGGGCCTCGAAGGGCAGCTGCTGCCAGGCCCGTTCCAGCTCGGCGAGCAGATGCGATCCGGTGCCGCCCGGTTCGGCGACGAGCGCGTGCAGCACCGAGCCGATGGTGGACCGCAGCTCGCGCGGGTTGGTTCCGCCGTGGCGTTCGGCCAGCCAACGCAGCGGGCAGTCGGTGAGCGTCTGCAACGTCGACGGCGTCAGCGTGACGACCTCGTCGCCGCCCCGCAGCGGCTCGCTGGTGCTGACCGGGTTCAGCCCGTGCCAGGTGGCCGGGTCCGCGCCGGGCACGCCGGCTTCGGCCAGCCTGGCCAGCTGCGAGGCCGCACACCGGCGCGCGCCGTCGTCCACGGCGCCGTCGGGCGCGCACACGACCCCGCGCAGCCGGCCGACCAGCGCCGCCGCGGAGAGCACCCGGGGCGCCGCCACCGGCTGCGCCGCCCCGGTTGCGGGGGCGTCATCGGCCCACTGCGCGATCTCGGAGAAGAACGCCGAGGGCAGCGCTGCCGCACCGGCCGGCCCGCCCGTGTCGCTGTCGACGGCCGTCACCAGCAGGCGGCGCCGCGCCCGGCCCATCGCGGCGACCAGCAGGCGCCGTTCCTCGGCGAGCAACGGCGCCCGCACCGACGCGTCGGCGCCCACGTCGTCGAGCACGTCGAGCAGCCGCTGGGTGCCCAGCACCCCGCCGCGGGGAACCGTGTTGGGCCACAACCCCTCCTGCAGACCGGCGATGACGACCAGATCCCACTCGTGTCCCAGCGCGGCGTGTGCGCTGAGCACCCGGACCTGTTGTGCGCCCGCCGCCGGCTCGGGGCTGACGCCCGGCAGTTGCAGCGCCGCGACGTGCTCGACGAGTCCGCGCAGCGACGCACCCGAGGTGCGGGCCACGTAGTCGTCCGTGATGTCGAACAGGGCGGTCACCGACTCGAGGTCCCTGGCCGCCTGGGCGCCGGCGGGCCCGCCCCGCTCGGCGGCCGCCAACCAGCGCCGTTGCAGACCCGACCGGTGCCAGGCGGCCCAGAGGGTGTAGCGCGGATCCTGTCCGTCCCGGTGGCAGCGTGCGGCCGCGTCTAGCACCGCACGCACGCGGCGCAGCGCGCGGGACTGCCCGCCCGGCACCGGCCCGTCGCCCGAGAGCACCTGCACCAGCAGGTCGCCGAAGCCCACGGGTGCACGGCCGGGACCGTCGCAGCGGGCGCGGTGCAGCGTGCGGCGCAGCTGCCGCAGCGAGACCGGGTCGAGGCTGCCGATGGGCCCGGTCAGCAGGTCGAGCGCCCGCTCCCCGTCGAGACCCTCGGCGGTGGCCTGCAGCACCGTGAGCAGCGCCCGCGCCGCGGGCTCGGCAAAGAGCGGCCCGCCCGCGGCGGGCCGCGCGACCGGCACCCCGGCCGCGGCCAGCGCCTGCTGCAGCCGCGGGCCGATCCGCGGCACCGACCGGACGATGACCGCCATCTGCGACCACGGGACCCCGTCCAGGAGGTGCGCACGCCGCAGCGCGTCGGCGATCATGGCCGCCTCCGCGTGCGCCGAGGCGGCCAGGCGCGTCACGACCGACCCCGCGTCCGGCCCGTCACCGGTGCCCTCGATCCGCCGGCCGCCGCTGCCACCCGGCAAGCGGCTCGCGACGCCGCTGACCGCGCGCGCCACCGCCGGAGCACACCGATGCGAGACCGCCAACGCCACCATCGGCGAATCGTCGGCGAGCAACCCGGCGGGTTCGCCACCCCGGAAGCCGAACACCGCCTGGTTGGGGTCACCGGCGACCAGCGCCAGCTCGCTGCCCGCCGCCAGCGCCCGCACCAACCGGACCGCCTGCCGGTCGAGTTGCTGAGCGTCGTCGACCAATAGGACACGGATCCGGGCACGTTCGGCCGCCAGCAACTCGGGGTCGACGGCGAAGGCCTCCAGGGCGGCGCCGACGAGTTCGGCCGCACCCAGCGCCGGCGCCGTCGCCTCCGGCGCCGACGTCCCGACCGCCGCGCGCAGCAGCATCACCTGCTCGTACTGGCGCGCGAACCGCCCCGCGGCGCTCCACTCCGGGCGCCGGCACCGCCGGCCCAGCCGTTCCAGCTGTTGGGGGTCCACGCCGCGTTCGGCGCAGCGCGCCAGCAGGTTGCGCAGTTCGGTGGCGAAGCCGACGGTGCTCAGGGCGGGCCGCAGATGGTCCGGCCACGCGGAGGCGCTGCCCGGCCCGTCCACCAGGTCCCCGGCCAGCAGTTCGCGGATGATGGCGTCCTGTTCGGCGCTGGTGACCAGCCGCGGCGGCGCGTCACCGGCGCGCTCGGCGGCGCGGCGCAGCACCGCGTAGGCGTAGCTGTGCACCGTGCGCACCAGCGGCTCGCGAACCGCGGCCCGGCACGCACCGGCGCTGCCCGACCGCAGCAGCGCCGTCGTCAGCGCGCTGCGCGCACCCGTCGGGATCCGGCCCGAACCGGTAAGCAGCAGAACCGATTCCGGCTCGGCACCGGCGCCGATGCGGGCGATCGCCGCCTCGGCCAGCAGGCTGCTCTTGCCGGTGCCGGGACCGCCGACGATCCGGACCAGCCCGCGCGCCCCCGGCGCGAGGACCGCACGCGCCTCGGCATCCCAGGTGTACGACATGGCTGCATGCAACCACGAGGGTCCGACAAGCTTTCGCAGCGCAGATTTCGCCGGCCCCGGCCGACCAATAAACTCGACCGAGGCAGTCCGACGCGAGGTGAGGAGGTATCCGATGGTGGACGACGTCGAGGGCCTCGTTCCCGACGACGAGGTTCCCGAAGCAGACGCACAGGAGCAGCGCCAGCTGGTCGACGCCGACGACGAGGCGGGCCTGGACACCGCGTATCTGAGCGCCGACGCCACGGACCGCGACGCCAACGACGCCGACGTGCTCGACCAGGCCTTCATCGTCCCCGCCGACGACGACTGGGACGACATCGGGTAAGCCGCACCTGGCACGATCGACGGGTGAGCGCAGACCTTCACGTGCACCGCTACGGTCCGTCGGGCCCGGTGCGGATGCTGGCGATCCACGGGCTGACCGGCCACGGGCAGCGCTGGCAGCATCTGGCCGGTTACCTGCCCGAGGTCGCCGTCGCCGCACCCGATGTGATCGGACACGGCAGGTCGTCGTGGGCGGCGCCGTGGAGCATCGACGCCAACGTCGCCGCGTTAGGGGCGCTGCTCGACGATCAGGCCGACGCGCCGGTGCTGGTTGTCGGCCACTCGTTCGGCGGCGCCCTGGCGATGCACCTGGCCGCGGCCCGGCCGGACCGGGTGGCCGCGCTGCTGCTGCTCGATCCGGCGGTCGGGCTGGACGGCGGCTGGATGGCCGAGATCGCCGACGCGATGCTGGCCTCCCCCGACTACGCCGACCCCGCGGAGGCTCGCGGGGAGAAGGCGACGGGCGTGTGGGTAGACGTGGACCCCGCGCTGCTCGACGCCGAGATCGACGAGCACCTGATCGAGCTGCCGAACGGCCGATACGGCTGGCGGATCAGCCTGCCGGCGATGATGTCGTACTGGAGCGAACTCGCACGCGAGGCCGTGCTACCGCCGCCGGGAACGGCGACGACGGTGGTGCGGGCCGAGCAGACCGCGCCGCCCTACGTCGGCGAGCGGCTCGTCGCGGGGCTGCGCAACCGGCTCGGACCCGACTTCCGGCTGCTGGACTTCGACTGCAACCACATGGTGCCCTACGCCAGGCCCGCCGAGGTCGCGGCGCTGGCCCGCGCGCTGCTGAGCGGTCGCTGACCGTGGCACCGGTCACCGACGGGCAGGTCGAACGGGTGCGGTCCCTGGTCGCGGCCATCCCCCGCGGCCGGGTCGTCACCTATGGCGACATCGCCGCCGTGGCCGGGCTGTCCAGCCCGCGCATCGTCGGCTGGATCATGCGGACCGACTCCTCCGACCTGCCCTGGCACCGGGTGATCACCGCCTCCGGGCGCCCGGCGCGGCACCTGAGCATCCGCCAGCTGGAACTGTTGCGCGCCGAAGGGGTGCTCGCGGTCGACGGCAGGGTCGCGCTGCGCGGGGTGCGTCACGGGTTCCCGCCCGGGGTTTAGCTAGAGCACCAGCCGGACCAGCGCCGCGGTGCGGGCCAGACCCGGAAAGGCATCGGCGGTCGAGCGCGGGTGCAGCGCATGGACCGCGAGCCGGAACATCAACGCGCGCAACAACATCTGCGGCCACTCCGGCAGCGCGTTCCAGCGTTCGATGAGCCCGTCGTCCGCGTCTCCCCAGGACAGGGCGTCGACGACGACCACGCCCGCGGCCCACGACGCGGGCCGCCAGTAGGGCGTGATGTCGGTGATCCCCGGCGCCGCCGTGCCCACGAAGAGCACCGTCCCGTAGAGATCCCCGTGCACCAGCTGGTTGGGGCTTCGGGTCGGCCGGCGCAGGGTGGCGAGCTGGTTGATCAGCTCGATCGAGCGCTGGCCGTCCGCCGTCGTCGGCGAGGTCCGCGCGCCCGGCGGGACCGAGGCCAGCGGCCGCTCCTCCCACGCCGCGCGGTCGGCGGCGATGAAGACGTCGACCTCGGCAAAGGGAGTCGTGGGGCCCTGCGTCAGGAAACGGGGCCGTTCCAGTTTGCTGGTGGCCTCGTGCAGGCGCACCGCCGTCGACACCACCTCGTCGTGCCGGGGCTCGGGTGTGCCGGCGACGAACGTGTCCGCCCGCCAGCCCGAGACCACGTACCGTCCGTCGGTCGAACGCACCGGCCGGGCCAGCCGCACGCCGTCGACGAACAGCGTCTCGCGCACCCGCGCCGACCATGCGGCGCGGGCATGGTCGACAACGATCGACAACACGACCTCGCCGCACCGCCAGCCGCCTTCCCAGCCGGCCCCCAGGGCCGCGGGCTTCACACCGGTCAAACCGAAAGCCGACAGCACATGGTCGGGCGGTGGTTCGACGCTCACACCGGTCAGCCTAATGGAGCAGTTTGCGGCTACCGGGTCAGTACAACACCATGTCGGGCTGCATCTGCTGCGCCCACGCCACGATCCCACCCTGCAGGTGCACCGCATCGGCGAATCCCGCCCGCTTCAGCGCGGCCAGCGCCTGCGCCGAGCGCACCCCCGTCTTGCAGTACAGCACCGGCCTGCGGTCCGGGGGCAGCATCGCCAGGCCCGCACCGGAGTCGATCGCGGACTGCGGGATCAGCCGGGCCCCGTCGATGTGCACGATCTCCCACTCCGCGGGCTCGCGCACGTCGATAAGGGCGAGGGCGGCGCCCGAGTCCAGCAGCTCGCGCAGTTCCCGGGGGGTGATCGAGGAACCGGCGGCCTCCTCGGGTTCCACCCCGCAGAACTGCCCGTAGTCGACCAGTTCGGTGATCTTGGGAACCGACGGGTCCTTGCGGACCGCGATCGTGCGGTAGGTCATCTCCAGCGCGTCGTAGATCATCAGCCGGCCGAGCAGCGGTTCGCCGATCCCGGTGATCAGCTTGATCGCCTCGGTCCCCATCACCGAGGCGACGGAGGAGCACAGGATGCCCAGCACGCCGCCCTCGGCGCACGACGGCGCCAGCCCGGGTGGCGGCGGCTCGGGGTACAGGTCGCGATAGTTCAGGCCGCGCCCGCCCGGGGCGTCGTCCCAGAACACCGAGACCTGGCCCTGGAACCGGTAGATCGATCCCCACACGTAAGGCTTGCCGGCCAGCACCGCCGCGTCGTTGACCAGGTAGCGGGTGGCGAAGTTGTCGGTGCCGTCGACGATCAGGTCGTACTGCGCGAACAGTTCGACGGCGTTGTCGGCCTCGAGCCGGAACTCGTGCAGCCGAACCTGCACCAGGGGGTTGATCGCGGCGATGGAGTCGCGCGCCGAGCGCGCCTTGGGCCGTCCGACGTCGGCGACCCCGTGGATGATCTGACGCTGCAGGTTGGACTCGTCGACGACGTCGAAGTCGACGATGCCGATCGTGCCGACACCCGCCGCGGCCAGGTACAGCAACGTCGGCGACCCGAGGCCGCCGGCGCCGACCACCAGGACGCGCGCGTTCTTGAGCCGTTTCTGGCCGTCCACGCCGAAGTCGGGAATGACCAGGTGGCGGCTGTAGCGGGCCACCTCCTCGCGGCTCAGCTCAGCCGCCGGCTCCACGAGCGGCGGCAACGACGTCGACATCGGTCATCTCCTCCGACGGGGTCCCCCCGGACGGGTCCCGATGACCCGAGGCTACTCAGCGGGTCGGCGAGGACCTAAGCGATGGGGAACGGCCAGGGGTTGAACTTGCAGGTCTTGCCGTCCGCCTTGACGAAATCGGGGTCGAACTGGGCGGCGTCGTCGTCCGAGGTGGAAAACGTCTGCTGCATCATGACCGGAGCCAGACCTCCCTGCTGGTCGCACGCCTGGTGACGCTCGTAGCCGATGGCGTGGCCGACCTCGTGGTTGATCACGTACTGGCGATACGAACCGATGTCCCCCTCGAACGGAACGGCTCCGCGCACCCAGCGCGCCTCGTTGATGAACACCCTCGACTGCCGGTCCGGCCCGAACGCCGGGTTGTAGCACGACGTCTCCAGCGGGAACTCGTAACCACATCCCTCGCGCACCGTCACCGGCGACACCAGCGAGATCCGGAAGTCGGGGTTGGCCCCGCTGGTTGCGTCCACCCGGATGAACGCGAACTTGGGATCGTGCGTCCAGCCCTTGGGGTTGGCCAGCGTCTGGTCGACCATCTGCGCGAACGCGTCGTCGCCACCGAACATCGTGGGGTCCAGGCCGTTTTCCACCTCGACGGTGTACCGGAACACCTTGGCGGTGCCGCGGCCGATCTGCGGCGTGGTGCCCGGCACGATGCGGTAGGTCTTGTCACCCGCCTGGGTGAACGGGCCGCCGGCCGGCAGCGTGCCGGCCGGCAGGTTGGCATCGAACGCGGCCAGCCCGCGCGGCGGTGCGTCCAGGATGACGGTGCCCACCGAGCCGATGGCCGGCGATTCCTGGACCGACTGGCTGGCCGCCGGCCTCGGCGCGGCCGTGCCGGTCACCGTCTGGTAGATCACCACCGCGGTCAGCACCACCAGCACCGGCAGCGCGTAGGCGCGCCAGCCGTATGTGGACACGAACTTTCCCAGCCAGGTTTGCTTGCGCCAGCGGCGCGAGCGGTCGCGGTCGGTCCGGGGCCGCCCGGCGCCCCGGTCGATCGGGTCGCGCAGGGCCCGTAGCGGCTCACGCCAATCGTCGCGCAGCACCGGTATCCGGTCGGTGCTGCGTACGGGCCGATCGGACGTCATTTTCCCAGGATGGCACAGGTGGCACCGGTGGTGCTCCCGGCGCGCCCGAACGCCCGGCGCGACACCCCTGCTGCCAGCACCTACGACGACGACGGTCCCGGGCACCCCGCAGGTAGTAATGTCTGTTGCCACGGGCCGGGCGCGGCCGGGCCGGCGCTGCCACGCCGGCTACAAACCAATCAGATGGGCACTCGATGAGCGATCTCACCAGGGCGGCGCGACGCGCCGTCAAGACGGGTGACCGCGCTCGGCCGGGGGACGGCGCGGCGCCCGCGAACCGCCGTGGCAACCGGTTGCCACGTGACGAGCGGCGGGGCCAGCTGCTGATCGTCGCCAGCGACGTCTTCGTCGACCGCGGCTTCCACGCGGCCGGCATGGACGAGATCGCGGAGCGGGCCGGGGTGAGCAAACCGGTTCTCTACCAACACTTCTCGAGCAAGCTCGAGCTGTATCTGGCGGTGCTGAACCGGCACGTCGACAAGCTCGTCTCCGGCGTGCAGCAGGCGCTGCGGACCACCACCGACAACCGCGAGCGGCTGCACGCGGCGGTGCAGGCGTTCTTCGACTTCATCGAGCACGACAGCCAGGGCTACCGGCTGATCTTCGAGAACGACTACGTGACCGAACCCGAGGTCGCCGCGCAGGTGCGCGTCGCCACCGAATCCTGCACCGATGCGGTGTTCGCGCTGATCAGCGCCGACTCCGGGCTCGACCCCCACCGCGCCCGGATGATCGCGGTGGGACTCGTGGGCATCAGCGTGGACTGCGCCCGGTACTGGCTGGACTCCGACCGCCCCATCTCCAAGGCCGACGCCGTCGACGGCACCGTGCAGTTCGCCTGGGGCGGGCTGTCCCACGTGCCGCTCACCCGCTCTTAGCGGCCTTCCCGGCGGCCCGCGCGGCCGCGGCCTCGGCCCCGATCCCGAAGCCGACGCGCCGGGTGTCGGCGGCGCCGATCTCGACGTAGGCGATCTTGGCGGTGTGAATCAGGAAACGGCGGCCCTTCTCGTCGCTCAGGGCGAGCAGGCCGGTGCCTTCGCGCAGCGCGGCGGCGACCAGTTCTTCCACCTCTTCGGGGGTCTGCCCACTGGAGAAGACCAGCTCGCGCGGACTTTCCGTGATACCGATCTTGACCTCCACCGTGGCCCCTTCCTCAGGTCGTGCCGTCAGGTCGTGCTGTCGCTGACGTGTCAGCCTGCAGGCTAGTGGACACCCCGGATGAGCACCGCACGCCGGGTGGATAACCAGGGTGGACAACGCCGAATAACGATTGGCTTGCAACTGGTCATCCGGCAGCGCGCGCCCCCGGACCACTGCCTTCACATCTATAGCATCGGCAACATGGGTAACACTCTGCACGACCTTCATGATCTTGACGAAGACGAGGTCCAGGATTACCCCGACGACGAGAGCCACGAGACCCTCGCGGAGAACTACGGCCAGCTGGTCTGGCCCGGCGACAGCCGCTGGCGTCCGCTCACCGCGGTCCTCGGCGCCGTGGTGGCCCTCGGCGCCATCGCGACCGCGGTGATCATCAACAGCGGCGACAGCGCGTCGACCAAGGCGACCGTGGGGGCGCCCGCACCCCGGCCGATGACCTCCCTGCCCGCCCCGCCGCGGGCCAACATGCCGCCGAGCCAGTCGACGCAGCCCCGGCTGCCGCCGGAGACGTTCACCACCGTGCCGCCCGCCGCCAAACCCCCGTCGGCGGCGCCGGCCCCCACGCCGACGGCGACACCCACCGCGGCACCGCCCCCGCTGGCGCCCCTCCCGCCGGCCCCGCCGTCCGCCGCGCTGAACCCCCGCACCGTCGTCTACAGCGTGACCGGCACCAA is part of the Mycobacterium sp. HUMS_12744610 genome and encodes:
- a CDS encoding MmpS family transport accessory protein; translated protein: MGNTLHDLHDLDEDEVQDYPDDESHETLAENYGQLVWPGDSRWRPLTAVLGAVVALGAIATAVIINSGDSASTKATVGAPAPRPMTSLPAPPRANMPPSQSTQPRLPPETFTTVPPAAKPPSAAPAPTPTATPTAAPPPLAPLPPAPPSAALNPRTVVYSVTGTKGLLDLVNIIYTDARGFPQTEFNVALPWSKMIVLNPGVQTESVIATSLSGRLNCSIVNAEGQPVVTSTTTSIMATCTR
- a CDS encoding alpha/beta fold hydrolase, which translates into the protein MSADLHVHRYGPSGPVRMLAIHGLTGHGQRWQHLAGYLPEVAVAAPDVIGHGRSSWAAPWSIDANVAALGALLDDQADAPVLVVGHSFGGALAMHLAAARPDRVAALLLLDPAVGLDGGWMAEIADAMLASPDYADPAEARGEKATGVWVDVDPALLDAEIDEHLIELPNGRYGWRISLPAMMSYWSELAREAVLPPPGTATTVVRAEQTAPPYVGERLVAGLRNRLGPDFRLLDFDCNHMVPYARPAEVAALARALLSGR
- a CDS encoding MGMT family protein, with the protein product MAPVTDGQVERVRSLVAAIPRGRVVTYGDIAAVAGLSSPRIVGWIMRTDSSDLPWHRVITASGRPARHLSIRQLELLRAEGVLAVDGRVALRGVRHGFPPGV
- a CDS encoding TIGR02569 family protein; translated protein: MSVEPPPDHVLSAFGLTGVKPAALGAGWEGGWRCGEVVLSIVVDHARAAWSARVRETLFVDGVRLARPVRSTDGRYVVSGWRADTFVAGTPEPRHDEVVSTAVRLHEATSKLERPRFLTQGPTTPFAEVDVFIAADRAAWEERPLASVPPGARTSPTTADGQRSIELINQLATLRRPTRSPNQLVHGDLYGTVLFVGTAAPGITDITPYWRPASWAAGVVVVDALSWGDADDGLIERWNALPEWPQMLLRALMFRLAVHALHPRSTADAFPGLARTAALVRLVL
- a CDS encoding DUF3107 domain-containing protein is translated as MEVKIGITESPRELVFSSGQTPEEVEELVAAALREGTGLLALSDEKGRRFLIHTAKIAYVEIGAADTRRVGFGIGAEAAAARAAGKAAKSG
- a CDS encoding DUF3152 domain-containing protein, whose product is MTSDRPVRSTDRIPVLRDDWREPLRALRDPIDRGAGRPRTDRDRSRRWRKQTWLGKFVSTYGWRAYALPVLVVLTAVVIYQTVTGTAAPRPAASQSVQESPAIGSVGTVILDAPPRGLAAFDANLPAGTLPAGGPFTQAGDKTYRIVPGTTPQIGRGTAKVFRYTVEVENGLDPTMFGGDDAFAQMVDQTLANPKGWTHDPKFAFIRVDATSGANPDFRISLVSPVTVREGCGYEFPLETSCYNPAFGPDRQSRVFINEARWVRGAVPFEGDIGSYRQYVINHEVGHAIGYERHQACDQQGGLAPVMMQQTFSTSDDDAAQFDPDFVKADGKTCKFNPWPFPIA
- a CDS encoding TetR/AcrR family transcriptional regulator — translated: MSDLTRAARRAVKTGDRARPGDGAAPANRRGNRLPRDERRGQLLIVASDVFVDRGFHAAGMDEIAERAGVSKPVLYQHFSSKLELYLAVLNRHVDKLVSGVQQALRTTTDNRERLHAAVQAFFDFIEHDSQGYRLIFENDYVTEPEVAAQVRVATESCTDAVFALISADSGLDPHRARMIAVGLVGISVDCARYWLDSDRPISKADAVDGTVQFAWGGLSHVPLTRS
- the moeZ gene encoding adenylyltransferase/sulfurtransferase MoeZ, which produces MSTSLPPLVEPAAELSREEVARYSRHLVIPDFGVDGQKRLKNARVLVVGAGGLGSPTLLYLAAAGVGTIGIVDFDVVDESNLQRQIIHGVADVGRPKARSARDSIAAINPLVQVRLHEFRLEADNAVELFAQYDLIVDGTDNFATRYLVNDAAVLAGKPYVWGSIYRFQGQVSVFWDDAPGGRGLNYRDLYPEPPPPGLAPSCAEGGVLGILCSSVASVMGTEAIKLITGIGEPLLGRLMIYDALEMTYRTIAVRKDPSVPKITELVDYGQFCGVEPEEAAGSSITPRELRELLDSGAALALIDVREPAEWEIVHIDGARLIPQSAIDSGAGLAMLPPDRRPVLYCKTGVRSAQALAALKRAGFADAVHLQGGIVAWAQQMQPDMVLY
- a CDS encoding ATP-dependent helicase, which encodes MSYTWDAEARAVLAPGARGLVRIVGGPGTGKSSLLAEAAIARIGAGAEPESVLLLTGSGRIPTGARSALTTALLRSGSAGACRAAVREPLVRTVHSYAYAVLRRAAERAGDAPPRLVTSAEQDAIIRELLAGDLVDGPGSASAWPDHLRPALSTVGFATELRNLLARCAERGVDPQQLERLGRRCRRPEWSAAGRFARQYEQVMLLRAAVGTSAPEATAPALGAAELVGAALEAFAVDPELLAAERARIRVLLVDDAQQLDRQAVRLVRALAAGSELALVAGDPNQAVFGFRGGEPAGLLADDSPMVALAVSHRCAPAVARAVSGVASRLPGGSGGRRIEGTGDGPDAGSVVTRLAASAHAEAAMIADALRRAHLLDGVPWSQMAVIVRSVPRIGPRLQQALAAAGVPVARPAAGGPLFAEPAARALLTVLQATAEGLDGERALDLLTGPIGSLDPVSLRQLRRTLHRARCDGPGRAPVGFGDLLVQVLSGDGPVPGGQSRALRRVRAVLDAAARCHRDGQDPRYTLWAAWHRSGLQRRWLAAAERGGPAGAQAARDLESVTALFDITDDYVARTSGASLRGLVEHVAALQLPGVSPEPAAGAQQVRVLSAHAALGHEWDLVVIAGLQEGLWPNTVPRGGVLGTQRLLDVLDDVGADASVRAPLLAEERRLLVAAMGRARRRLLVTAVDSDTGGPAGAAALPSAFFSEIAQWADDAPATGAAQPVAAPRVLSAAALVGRLRGVVCAPDGAVDDGARRCAASQLARLAEAGVPGADPATWHGLNPVSTSEPLRGGDEVVTLTPSTLQTLTDCPLRWLAERHGGTNPRELRSTIGSVLHALVAEPGGTGSHLLAELERAWQQLPFEAPWHSANELARHRAMIEAFVEWRARTRAELTEVGVEVEVHGALDGDGGATVRLRGRVDRLERDAAGRLVVVDVKTGKTPVSKDDAQQHAQLAMYQLAVAEGLIAAGDEPGGARLVYLGKAGTAGATEREQDPLTPAAREEWRVVLRRAAAATAGPQFTARRNDGCAHCPIRPCCPAHREDPPA